Proteins from a single region of Paramormyrops kingsleyae isolate MSU_618 chromosome 9, PKINGS_0.4, whole genome shotgun sequence:
- the LOC111838373 gene encoding uncharacterized protein isoform X2, translating to MTTCHAYSYFSNEEDLRQVEDAVKEAITAVITVFCKLNNNRMREYEMKVAERDKENSALKMQLERAEDELMALRQLRMSREYDIDDTDSDSDSDIDSDPQAACYSRFGSPAEGEGRQRARGRSKRARGAGDPPCERPLKREFADPCERALARRDTRTEDAATHSPNLSVTEDVEQQELRNDVCEEQERSPRLFTGPEHLRIKEEPVDFDTVFIKWEVSEEHVRREEEALGKEHEAHAGPTACVPLASPCVVGVQEVTFAQSAVSGEMTSVAQQRRLSNRERQQRYREKIRADPERQRAYREKDRCRWKIHTANLRSYPSVTISVNRLPQTHLEITEPFASTAAQRSVVPSKPLPISKDIYRRNILNFWKTLKAVPLQATSTRAFWILHLLKLQGQALDGIQ from the exons ATGACTACATGCCATGCATATTCTTATTTTTCTAATGAAGAAGACCTTCGCCAAGTCGAAGACGCGGTCAAAGAGGCGATCACAGCTGTCATTACGGTTTTTTGCAAATTAAACAATAACAGAATGCGGGAGTATGAAATGAAAGTGGCCGAAAGGGACAAAGAGAACAGCGCACTGAAGATGCAGCTGGAAAGGGCAGAAGACGAGCTCATGGCGCTGCGGCAGCTGAGGATGTCACGGGAGTATGACATTGATGACACTGACAGCGACAGCGACAGCGACATCGACAGCGACCCACAGGCCGCCTGCTATTCCCGCTTCGGGTCCCCCGCGGAGGGCGAAGGCAGGCAGCGTGCGCGCGGGAGATCAAAGCGCGCCCGCGGGGCTGGGGATCCCCCCTGTGAGCGGCCACTGAAAAGGGAGTTTGCGG ATCCTTGCGAGAGGGCACTTGCCAGGAGAGATACCCGGACTGAAGATGCTGCAACACACAGCCCAAACCTTTCTGTGACTGAGGATGTGGAGCAGCAGGAACTCAGAAATGATGTCTGCGAGGAGCAGGAGAGGAGCCCCAGGCTCTTTACCGGCCCAGAACACCTCCGAATTAAAGAGGAACCTGTCGATTTTGACACTGTTTTTATCAAGTGGGAGGTGAGCGAGGAACATGTTAGGAGGGAAGAGGAGGCGCTGGGGAAGGAACACGAAGCCCACGCAGGACCCACAGCTTGTGTCCCTCTAGCATCGCCCTGTGTTGTCGGGGTCCAAGAAGTCACTTTTGCACAATCGGCTGTCTCTGGAGAAATGACATCAGTGGCTCAGCAAA GGAGGCTGTCAAACAGAGAGAGGCAGCAGAGATACAGAGAGAAAATCCGAGCGGATCCTGAACGGCAGCGAGCTTACAGGGAGAAGGACAGGTGCAG ATGGAAAATTCACACTGCAAACCTACGAAGCTATCCATCCGTGACCATTTCGGTGAACCGTCTCCCACAAACACACCTGGAAATCACAGAGCCGTTTGCAAGCACTGCAGCACAGCGGTCTGTGGTTCCATCAAAGCCACTTCCAATTTCAAAAGACATCTACAG AAGAAACATCCTGAACTTTTGGAAAACCCTGAAAGCAGTGCCTTTGCAGGCTACCTCAACCAGAGCATTTTGGATTCTTCACCTGCTGAAGCTACAAGGTCAAGCTCTAGATGGGATCCAATAG
- the LOC111838373 gene encoding uncharacterized protein isoform X1 — translation MTTCHAYSYFSNEEDLRQVEDAVKEAITAVITVFCKLNNNRMREYEMKVAERDKENSALKMQLERAEDELMALRQLRMSREYDIDDTDSDSDSDIDSDPQAACYSRFGSPAEGEGRQRARGRSKRARGAGDPPCERPLKREFADPCERALARRDTRTEDAATHSPNLSVTEDVEQQELRNDVCEEQERSPRLFTGPEHLRIKEEPVDFDTVFIKWEVSEEHVRREEEALGKEHEAHAGPTACVPLASPCVVGVQEVTFAQSAVSGEMTSVAQQRRLSNRERQQRYREKIRADPERQRAYREKDRCSLQNGAKQSESRLTHQMENSHCKPTKLSIRDHFGEPSPTNTPGNHRAVCKHCSTAVCGSIKATSNFKRHLQKKHPELLENPESSAFAGYLNQSILDSSPAEATRSSSRWDPIDSQQVALTDSIVTHCEWSPSPLY, via the exons ATGACTACATGCCATGCATATTCTTATTTTTCTAATGAAGAAGACCTTCGCCAAGTCGAAGACGCGGTCAAAGAGGCGATCACAGCTGTCATTACGGTTTTTTGCAAATTAAACAATAACAGAATGCGGGAGTATGAAATGAAAGTGGCCGAAAGGGACAAAGAGAACAGCGCACTGAAGATGCAGCTGGAAAGGGCAGAAGACGAGCTCATGGCGCTGCGGCAGCTGAGGATGTCACGGGAGTATGACATTGATGACACTGACAGCGACAGCGACAGCGACATCGACAGCGACCCACAGGCCGCCTGCTATTCCCGCTTCGGGTCCCCCGCGGAGGGCGAAGGCAGGCAGCGTGCGCGCGGGAGATCAAAGCGCGCCCGCGGGGCTGGGGATCCCCCCTGTGAGCGGCCACTGAAAAGGGAGTTTGCGG ATCCTTGCGAGAGGGCACTTGCCAGGAGAGATACCCGGACTGAAGATGCTGCAACACACAGCCCAAACCTTTCTGTGACTGAGGATGTGGAGCAGCAGGAACTCAGAAATGATGTCTGCGAGGAGCAGGAGAGGAGCCCCAGGCTCTTTACCGGCCCAGAACACCTCCGAATTAAAGAGGAACCTGTCGATTTTGACACTGTTTTTATCAAGTGGGAGGTGAGCGAGGAACATGTTAGGAGGGAAGAGGAGGCGCTGGGGAAGGAACACGAAGCCCACGCAGGACCCACAGCTTGTGTCCCTCTAGCATCGCCCTGTGTTGTCGGGGTCCAAGAAGTCACTTTTGCACAATCGGCTGTCTCTGGAGAAATGACATCAGTGGCTCAGCAAA GGAGGCTGTCAAACAGAGAGAGGCAGCAGAGATACAGAGAGAAAATCCGAGCGGATCCTGAACGGCAGCGAGCTTACAGGGAGAAGGACAGGTGCAG TCTACAAAATGGAGCCAAACAATCTGAAAGCAGACTCACTCACCAGATGGAAAATTCACACTGCAAACCTACGAAGCTATCCATCCGTGACCATTTCGGTGAACCGTCTCCCACAAACACACCTGGAAATCACAGAGCCGTTTGCAAGCACTGCAGCACAGCGGTCTGTGGTTCCATCAAAGCCACTTCCAATTTCAAAAGACATCTACAG AAGAAACATCCTGAACTTTTGGAAAACCCTGAAAGCAGTGCCTTTGCAGGCTACCTCAACCAGAGCATTTTGGATTCTTCACCTGCTGAAGCTACAAGGTCAAGCTCTAGATGGGATCCAATAGATAGTCAACAGGTTGCTCTGACAGACAGCATTGTGACCCATTGTGAATGGTCTCCTTCCCCTCTATACTGA
- the LOC111838373 gene encoding uncharacterized protein isoform X3 produces MTTCHAYSYFSNEEDLRQVEDAVKEAITAVITVFCKLNNNRMREYEMKVAERDKENSALKMQLERAEDELMALRQLRMSREYDIDDTDSDSDSDIDSDPQAACYSRFGSPAEGEGRQRARGRSKRARGAGDPPCERPLKREFADPCERALARRDTRTEDAATHSPNLSVTEDVEQQELRNDVCEEQERSPRLFTGPEHLRIKEEPVDFDTVFIKWEVSEEHVRREEEALGKEHEAHAGPTACVPLASPCVVGVQEVTFAQSAVSGEMTSVAQQRRLSNRERQQRYREKIRADPERQRAYREKDRCRYQKRKKLICDLPEQSQKLKRQAWREAARRHRARKKSFLQMTQLTRLQNTATALNSAAPLRTALKHPS; encoded by the exons ATGACTACATGCCATGCATATTCTTATTTTTCTAATGAAGAAGACCTTCGCCAAGTCGAAGACGCGGTCAAAGAGGCGATCACAGCTGTCATTACGGTTTTTTGCAAATTAAACAATAACAGAATGCGGGAGTATGAAATGAAAGTGGCCGAAAGGGACAAAGAGAACAGCGCACTGAAGATGCAGCTGGAAAGGGCAGAAGACGAGCTCATGGCGCTGCGGCAGCTGAGGATGTCACGGGAGTATGACATTGATGACACTGACAGCGACAGCGACAGCGACATCGACAGCGACCCACAGGCCGCCTGCTATTCCCGCTTCGGGTCCCCCGCGGAGGGCGAAGGCAGGCAGCGTGCGCGCGGGAGATCAAAGCGCGCCCGCGGGGCTGGGGATCCCCCCTGTGAGCGGCCACTGAAAAGGGAGTTTGCGG ATCCTTGCGAGAGGGCACTTGCCAGGAGAGATACCCGGACTGAAGATGCTGCAACACACAGCCCAAACCTTTCTGTGACTGAGGATGTGGAGCAGCAGGAACTCAGAAATGATGTCTGCGAGGAGCAGGAGAGGAGCCCCAGGCTCTTTACCGGCCCAGAACACCTCCGAATTAAAGAGGAACCTGTCGATTTTGACACTGTTTTTATCAAGTGGGAGGTGAGCGAGGAACATGTTAGGAGGGAAGAGGAGGCGCTGGGGAAGGAACACGAAGCCCACGCAGGACCCACAGCTTGTGTCCCTCTAGCATCGCCCTGTGTTGTCGGGGTCCAAGAAGTCACTTTTGCACAATCGGCTGTCTCTGGAGAAATGACATCAGTGGCTCAGCAAA GGAGGCTGTCAAACAGAGAGAGGCAGCAGAGATACAGAGAGAAAATCCGAGCGGATCCTGAACGGCAGCGAGCTTACAGGGAGAAGGACAGGTGCAG ATACCAGAAGAGGAAAAAGCTAATCTGTGACCTGCCAGAGCAAAGTCAGAAGCTCAAACGGCAAGCCTGGAGGGAGGCGGCCAGACGTCACCGCGCCCGCAAAAAGTCCTTTCTCCAGATGACCCAATTAACACGTTTACAAAACACTGCGACGGCTTTGAATTCAGCGGCTCCCCTGAGGACTGCACTGAAACACCCAAGCTAG